A window from Citrus sinensis cultivar Valencia sweet orange chromosome 3, DVS_A1.0, whole genome shotgun sequence encodes these proteins:
- the LOC102621629 gene encoding uncharacterized protein LOC102621629: MDKDDENPTAINLNVPVNEAQTSDILMKLVPPDQLHTQPSPIHSNASLYEDFVNTFEKSPTSHQRSTPCNSNATQQVHIEEGDNEDSNLRLCFPSDQQQQTFNSYDSDDSMYNMFDSDDEFQQNTEQPQLHVQVTDPNIGESDDDVDDCLLSDYESDNNEFGPCADEDGDRVMEVMDAEVKANMYISSDEPVEFFVGQYFRNFTELAVALRKFAVYERFKTRKDKFERTRISVGCEGYMCPWYLHAGRTVIRETFMVKRYHNVHTCTRLLKNPECTAKFIAAKFQETILSHPETKVGFIMSELNRMYGVKVDKQKVYRAKKIALESGGADFESSYRLIRSYAQIILNKMPDALAIVHVMRLHGNQVKTHFDRCIISFSSLKKGFKEGCRPFIGIDGCHLKGPYKGILLSAVALDANTGIYPIAVCVCNVESTDTWTWFLGHLKEYMKDSRQLTFMCDRQKGIQNALRLEYPNAHVRFCARHLLANLKSKHPRSNFKCGFWEAARAANQIDFERAMEKIKSVDAGAYETLRKVHPRFWSRHAFDKTSKSDHCTNNMTESFNAWLGEQRKLPLLTLLDFIRKKMMKRMITRKKKAEAWPSEISRRVYEKMQKNLQLSRGYAVAPASEWLYEVESKGRTYIVDLEHHSCDCGFWDISGYPCVHAMPCIVYSRKDQEQFVNQCFKRTAYLKSYAGIIQPIPDKVNWPAVPGDEILPPLVKKQPGRPKLNRRREHDEVPPQKRRYKMQCKCCHEFGHNKRACPINPDNANKKTRHFQNNLKAYKEATTKEREFEIGPLQRNTSQGHYNPTTTGVTNLFESHNAAVTNHPLNRQQSAVSQNFCHSVQPLNHCGASISNVRRPESHDSWIGVQGRRIMQGSSVQVGGKDMVIGNEQSRALDKGKAPAFPPWRL; encoded by the exons ATGGATAAGGATGACGAAAACCCCACAGCTATCAACCTCAATGTTCCTGTCAATGAAGCTCAAACCAGTGATATCCTGATGAAACTTGTACCACCTGACCAATTACATACCCAGCCAAGTCCTATTCACTCTAATGCATCCCTATACGAAGACTTTGTAAATACCTTTGAAAAATCACCAACTTCCCACCAAAGGAGTACTCCCTGTAACAGTAATGCCACACAACAAGTGCATATTGAAGAAGGTGATAATGAAGATTCTAATTTGAGGCTTTGTTTCCCTTCTGATCAGCAGCAACAGACTTTTAATAGTTATGACTCTGATGACAGTATGTACAACATGTTTGACAGTGACGATGAGTTTCAGCAAAATACAGAGCAACCTCAGTTACATGTCCAAGTTACTGATCCAAATATTGGTGAATctgatgatgatgttgatgatTGTTTGTTATCAGATTATGAGAGTGACAACAACGAATTTGGTCCATGTGCTGATGAAGATGGTGATAGAGTAATGGAAGTGATGGATGCTGAGGTGAAGGCCAATATGTATATTTCTAGTGATGAGCCTGTTGAGTTCTTTGTTGGGCAGTACTTCAGAAACTTCACTGAACTTGCAGTTGCCTTGAGGAAGTTTGCTGTATACGAGAGGTTTAAGACCAGGAAAGACAAGTTTGAGAGGACTAGGATTTCTGTTGGTTGCGAAGGGTATATGTGCCCTTGGTATTTACATGCAGGTAGAACTGTAATTCGAGAGACTTTCATGGTAAAGCGATATCATAATGTCCATACTTGTACAAGGCTATTGAAAAATCCAGAATGCACTGCTAAGTTCATAGCGGCAAAATTTCAGGAAACAATTCTTTCGCACCCTGAAACTAAAGTTGGTTTTATTATGAGTGAGTTGAACAGAATGTATGGAGTTAAGGTTGACAAGCAGAAGGTGTATCGAGCGAAGAAAATTGCTCTTGAAAGTGGTGGGGCAGACTTTGAATCAAGCTATAGGCTCATCAGATCGTATGCACAGATCATCCTCAACAAGATGCCAGATGCCTTGGCCATTGTGCATGTCATGAGATTGCATGGTAATCAAGTTAAGACACACTTTGATCGAtgcattatttcattttcatcactCAAAAAAGGCTTCAAAGAGGGCTGCAGACCTTTCATTGGCATTGACGGCTGCCATTTGAAAGGTCCATACAAGGGTATTCTTCTCTCAGCTGTTGCATTAGATGCAAATACTGGTATTTATCCGATTGCTGTTTGTGTGTGTAATGTTGAGAGCACAGATACATGGACTTGGTTTTTAGGACACTTGAAAGAGTATATGAAAGATTCAAGACAACTTACTTTCATGTGTGATAGGCAAAAGGGAATTCAAAATGCCTTAAGACTCGAGTATCCTAATGCACATGTTAGATTTTGTGCAAGACACCTTTTAGCAAACTTAAAGTCTAAGCATCCAAGATCTAACTTTAAATGTGGCTTTTGGGAAGCTGCTCGAGCTGCTAATCAGATTGATTTCGAAAGAGCAATGGAAAAAATCAAGAGTGTAGATGCTGGTGCGTATGAAACACTTAGAAAAGTACATCCAAGATTTTGGTCAAGACATGCATTTGACAAAACTTCCAAATCTGATCATTGCACTAATAACATGACAGAGTCATTCAATGCATGGCTTGGTGAGCAAAGAAAACTACCCCTGCTGACTTTGTTGGACTTCATTCGaaaaaagatgatgaagaggaTGATAACTAGAAAGAAGAAAGCTGAAGCTTGGCCATCTGAAATATCCAGGAGAGTGTATGAAAAGATGCAAAAAAACCTACAACTATCTAGAGGCTATGCTGTAGCTCCTGCAAGTGAGTGGTTGTATGAGGTTGAAAGCAAAGGGAGGACTTATATAGTTGATTTGGAACATCATTCATGTGACTGTGGTTTTTGGGACATCAGTGGGTACCCTTGTGTACATGCAATGCCTTGTATAGTATATAGTAGGAAAGACCAAGAACAATTTGTGAACCAGTGTTTCAAGAGAACAGCTTACCTGAAATCTTATGCTGGAATTATACAGCCAATTCCAGACAAAGTCAACTGGCCAGCAGTACCTGGGGATGAGATTTTGCCTCCTTTGGTGAAGAAACAGCCTGGAAGGCCAAAATTAAATCGAAGAAGGGAGCATGATGAGGTTCCTCCACAGAAAAGGAGATACAAGATGCAATGTAAGTGTTGTCATGAGTTTGGCCACAACAAGAGAGCTTGCCCAATTAACCCAGACAATGCCAACAAGAAGACAAGACACTTCCAG AACAATCTCAAAGCTTACAAAGAGGCGACTACAAAAGAAAGGGAATTTGAAATTG GACCACTGCAAAGGAACACATCTCAAGGCCATTACAATCCAACAACTACGGGAGTGACTAATCTATTTGAAAGTCATAATGCTGCAGTGACTAATCATCCACTGAATCGGCAACAGTCAGCAGTGTCTCAGAATTTTTGTCATAGTGTTCAGCCACTTAACCACTGTGGGGCTTCAATTTCTAATGTCAGAAGGCCTGAGTCACATGACAGCTGGATTGGAGTTCAAGGTAGAAGAATTATGCAGGGGAGCAGTGTCCAAGTAGGAGGAAAAGACATGGTTATTGGTAATGAACAGTCAAGGGCATTGGATAAGGGGAAAGCACCAGCTTTCCCACCATGGAGG cTATGA